Within the Anaerolineae bacterium genome, the region TGATCCCCTCCAGGCCCATCTCCCAGGCAAACGTGCCCAGGAGGTAGAGCCGGAGCGCCTCCGCCACCCCTCGGCTGAAGTGCTTCTCGGCGTACAGAACCTTGCTCCGGTTGAACCGCACCAGCCGGGCCGCCGGCACCTGCTCGCTGCTCTTGCCCTCATGGTGCACGACCTCGGCCGCCGGCTCGAAGACCGCCTCCCATCCTAACTGGCCCAACCGTCGGCACAGGTCCACTTCTTCGGAGTACATGAAGAAGGTCCCATCCAGGCCCCCCACCTCCTGCAGCGCCTCCCGCCGCAGCAGGAAGCAGGCCCCCCCTACCCAGTCCACCCCCTGAACGTGGGCGTCGGAGCGGTCCTCCAGGCGAAAGCGGCGCGGTATCCGATCCAGGAGGGGCAGTCGCTGAGCCGGGGTACTCTCCACGAACAAGGTGCCGACGGTGGGAAACCGCCGCCGGGACGGCTGGATCGAGCCCTCCGCGTCCACCAGCCGTGGCCCGACCACGGCTACGGATGCGTCCCGCTCCGGCAGGCGTCGCATCGCCTCCACGGCCCCCGGCGCGAGCCGGGTGTCGGGGTTCAGGATCAGGAGGAGGCTTCCTCGGGCGCGACTCAGCCCCAGATTGACGCCGCCACAGAAGCCCAGGTTGGACCCCGCCTGGATCAGCTGCACCTGGGGATAGTCAGTGGCAACGGCAGCCTCGGTGCCGTCCTGAGAAGCATTGTCCACCACAAGAGCTTCATCGCCTGGGCGGAGCTGAGGCAGCAGCGAATCGAGGCATTCCCGCAACAGGGGCAGAACGTTCCAGCTCACAATCACCGCAGAGAGGCCGGCAAGGGGCGCAGCCATCGGCTCTCAGTCAACCCGCTCCAGCGCGAACAGGCTTAGACCCCGCAGAGACTCGCCGTAGCGTCCATCGGTGAGGGACTCGACACTTCGCCAGGCAGCCTCGGCGTACTCCCTCGCCATAGCCAAGGCCCGCTCCACGTAGCCACCCTCGATCACCCGCTGCACCAGCCGCCCTACCTGTCGCTGAGGCACTCGATCGGGCACGGAAGCGCTCTGCCAGTCGTCCCGCTCCCAGGCGTATAGGAGGGCCGGCAGGGTGAGCACCCCCCGCCTGATGTCGTTGAGCGTAGGCTTGCCCAGCCGCGAGGAATCCCCCACATAGTCCAGCACGTCATCGGCAATCTGGAAAGCCAGGCCTAGGTTCCGGCCGTAGAGCCCGAACCGACGCACCTCCTCCTGGGGGCGGCCCGCCAGCAGCGCCCCTCCCAGTGCTGCCGACTCGAAGAGGCAGGCAGTCTTGGCGTGGATGAGGCGCAAGTAGTCCTCGCGCGAGGGAAGGCTCTTCCGGCGCCGAATCTGCTCCAGTTCGCCCGCCGATATGGTCACCAGCGTCTGGGCGAAGATGCGCAGCGCCTCCAGGTCCTGCGTCTCGGTTACCACCACCGCAGCCCGAGCGAAGAGATGATCGCCGGCCAAGATGGCCGCGTCCGGCCCCTGAGTGGCGGAGATCGTGGGCTTCCCCCGCCGCCTGTCGGCTTTGTCTATGATGTCGTCGTGGATTAGGGTGGCCGAATGCAGCATCTCCAGAGCCGCCCCCAAGGCCACCACCGTTTCGGAGCAAGCCCTCTCCGGACCGGCACACAGCAGAGTCACCGCCGGGCGGATCCGCTTGCCCCCGGAGAAGAGCGCGGCATAGGCCTCGGTTAGGTCAGGTTGTTCCGTCTGAATGGCCAGCGCAATGCGCCGCTCCACCAGCCCTAGAGCATCCCGCACCGGAGCCAGCAGCCGCTCCAGGTCGCCGGGGACCACTTCACCACCCTGCACGCTAATGTCCGCGTGCGATGCCAAAGAAAGCCTCCGCGTTCTCGAAGATGGCCGTCGCCAGATCCCCGACAGGCACTCCGCGAGCC harbors:
- a CDS encoding polyprenyl synthetase family protein, translating into MASHADISVQGGEVVPGDLERLLAPVRDALGLVERRIALAIQTEQPDLTEAYAALFSGGKRIRPAVTLLCAGPERACSETVVALGAALEMLHSATLIHDDIIDKADRRRGKPTISATQGPDAAILAGDHLFARAAVVVTETQDLEALRIFAQTLVTISAGELEQIRRRKSLPSREDYLRLIHAKTACLFESAALGGALLAGRPQEEVRRFGLYGRNLGLAFQIADDVLDYVGDSSRLGKPTLNDIRRGVLTLPALLYAWERDDWQSASVPDRVPQRQVGRLVQRVIEGGYVERALAMAREYAEAAWRSVESLTDGRYGESLRGLSLFALERVD
- a CDS encoding glycosyltransferase family 2 protein, coding for MAAPLAGLSAVIVSWNVLPLLRECLDSLLPQLRPGDEALVVDNASQDGTEAAVATDYPQVQLIQAGSNLGFCGGVNLGLSRARGSLLLILNPDTRLAPGAVEAMRRLPERDASVAVVGPRLVDAEGSIQPSRRRFPTVGTLFVESTPAQRLPLLDRIPRRFRLEDRSDAHVQGVDWVGGACFLLRREALQEVGGLDGTFFMYSEEVDLCRRLGQLGWEAVFEPAAEVVHHEGKSSEQVPAARLVRFNRSKVLYAEKHFSRGVAEALRLYLLGTFAWEMGLEGIKLALGHRRDLRRERLGLYRQALASGLR